In Candidatus Zixiibacteriota bacterium, one DNA window encodes the following:
- a CDS encoding NAD+ synthase, whose protein sequence is MRIALAQINLTVGDLSHNLEKIIDYGREAEVAGADIVVYPELALCGYPPEDLLLKRAFHDDIEKSLRKLRREKIRPIQVVGYPHLDKTGLNSAAIIHGGQQIARIDKFCLPNYGVFDEKRYFSGAQKTMIFDLGKIRFGVNICEDIWVSPGITEVLTLHGAHLVINISSSPYHIHKNKVRQDMIRRIVRSNYIYFAYCNLVGGQDELVFDGNSMVFMPDGELLAAGKAFEEDLVVADILPSAVTKRMYSFKIPTQLPKVEEIRLDQFKPSRKRRKKPYKLPEPLKPEQEVFDALVLGLRDYVGKNGFSEVVVGLSGGIDSALTAAVAEQALGRNHLHLVFMPSEYTSKQSHRDARKLAENMDVDLIEIAIDEPFAHFKALLSEQFAGLKEDITEENLQARIRGNILMALSNKFNWIVLTTGNKSEVSVGYFTIYGDSAGGFAVLKDVYKTLVFELARYYNHLRGKTIIPRSIITKPPSAELRPDQKDTDNLPPYEKLDPILKMYIESDMGQREIVNAGYERKLVRRIIRLVDMSEYKRRQSPPGIKITPRAFGRDRRMPITQKYF, encoded by the coding sequence ATTCGAATAGCCTTAGCACAGATCAACTTAACCGTTGGCGATCTTTCCCACAATCTCGAAAAGATCATCGATTATGGGCGCGAGGCGGAAGTGGCCGGAGCCGATATCGTGGTTTATCCCGAACTCGCGCTATGTGGTTATCCGCCCGAGGATCTGCTTTTAAAACGGGCATTTCATGACGATATCGAAAAATCCCTGAGGAAGCTCAGGCGTGAAAAAATCAGACCGATCCAGGTTGTCGGCTATCCTCATCTGGATAAGACCGGTCTGAATTCGGCGGCGATAATTCACGGCGGTCAGCAGATTGCCAGAATTGACAAGTTCTGCCTGCCGAATTACGGTGTTTTCGATGAAAAGCGCTACTTCTCTGGGGCACAAAAAACTATGATATTCGATCTCGGCAAGATTCGTTTCGGGGTAAATATCTGCGAGGATATCTGGGTTTCGCCCGGGATTACCGAAGTATTGACTTTGCACGGTGCTCACCTGGTGATAAATATATCTTCCTCGCCCTACCATATTCATAAAAATAAAGTCCGCCAGGATATGATTCGCCGGATTGTGCGTTCCAACTATATCTATTTTGCCTACTGCAACCTTGTGGGCGGTCAGGATGAGCTGGTTTTCGACGGCAACTCGATGGTGTTTATGCCCGACGGTGAACTTCTGGCGGCCGGTAAGGCCTTTGAGGAGGACCTGGTGGTTGCCGACATTCTCCCCTCGGCTGTGACCAAGCGGATGTATTCATTTAAAATACCGACCCAGCTTCCCAAAGTTGAGGAAATCAGGCTCGACCAATTCAAGCCCTCGCGCAAACGCAGGAAGAAACCATATAAATTGCCCGAACCACTCAAACCCGAACAGGAAGTTTTCGATGCGCTGGTTCTGGGACTGCGTGATTATGTCGGCAAGAACGGTTTCTCCGAGGTCGTGGTCGGGCTTTCGGGTGGAATAGATTCGGCTTTAACCGCGGCTGTCGCAGAGCAGGCGTTGGGGAGGAACCATCTGCACCTGGTGTTCATGCCGTCTGAATATACATCAAAACAATCACATCGCGATGCGCGCAAGCTGGCTGAAAACATGGATGTCGACTTGATCGAGATAGCAATCGATGAACCTTTTGCGCATTTCAAAGCTCTCCTGTCGGAGCAGTTTGCAGGCTTAAAAGAAGATATCACCGAGGAGAACCTGCAAGCCAGGATTCGTGGTAATATCCTGATGGCACTTTCGAACAAGTTTAACTGGATTGTACTGACGACCGGAAATAAATCCGAAGTTTCAGTCGGGTATTTTACTATTTACGGCGATTCCGCGGGAGGTTTCGCTGTACTCAAGGATGTCTACAAGACTTTGGTGTTCGAATTGGCGCGTTACTACAATCACCTGCGGGGAAAAACGATTATCCCGCGTTCGATCATCACCAAACCACCCTCGGCCGAACTTCGCCCCGACCAGAAAGATACCGACAACCTTCCGCCCTACGAAAAGCTCGATCCGATATTGAAGATGTATATTGAAAGCGACATGGGCCAGCGCGAGATCGTCAATGCCGGTTACGAACGCAAGCTGGTCAGGCGGATAATACGTCTGGTCGATATGTC